A single genomic interval of Syntrophaceae bacterium harbors:
- a CDS encoding NfeD family protein, giving the protein MSRLRHFRTLPGKTKRSILLKYTLYQVPDTALAFVVLWALVEWAGVPPWLAGCLAILWILKDILMFPVLWHSFAGTDSATLHSLVGAEGVVTKTCDPHGYVQIRGETWKAEPAEPARPIQKGTRVVVAGGRGLTLQITPRDDRRPE; this is encoded by the coding sequence ATGAGCCGTCTCAGACACTTCCGGACGCTCCCGGGCAAGACAAAGCGATCCATCCTTCTCAAGTACACCCTCTACCAGGTACCGGACACGGCCCTCGCATTCGTCGTGCTCTGGGCCCTCGTCGAGTGGGCGGGCGTCCCGCCCTGGCTCGCGGGCTGTCTCGCGATCCTCTGGATCCTGAAAGACATCCTCATGTTCCCCGTGCTCTGGCACTCCTTCGCCGGGACCGATTCCGCAACCCTTCACAGCCTTGTCGGGGCAGAGGGCGTGGTCACGAAGACCTGCGATCCCCACGGCTACGTGCAAATCCGCGGCGAGACCTGGAAGGCGGAACCGGCGGAACCGGCACGTCCCATTCAGAAAGGCACGCGCGTCGTGGTTGCCGGAGGGAGGGGTCTCACCCTCCAGATCACGCCGAGGGACGACCGCCGGCCGGAGTGA
- a CDS encoding glycosyl transferase, which yields MADFWQHGMITTLQKLRERPVGELEAELKAIARRRKLVLLLPALYSEFETPSMPKIIEELKGVEYLHKVVLSLDRAGPREFEKAREYMSALKCPVRIVWHDGPRMRKLYRELVRNDFSMDHPGKGRSVWMTLGSILAERDVYAIALHDCDIVNYRREMLARLLFPVAHPALDFEFSKGYYARVTDQLYGRVTRLFYTPLIRTLRRILGFNPFLSFLDNFRYALSGEFALISSLARGIRISPTWGLEVSLLSEVYQRASINRICQVDLAETYEHKHQVLRKQKPNEGLLRMAGDIARALFRVLTQDGIVMSEAFFRTMLTSYIQEARVTIEKYHALSLINGLTYDRHAEIEAVEAFVGSIRKAIADFVEDPVGVPMLAAWARVNAAIHDFEDRISEAVEMDNA from the coding sequence ATGGCTGATTTCTGGCAGCACGGCATGATCACGACCCTGCAGAAGCTTCGGGAGCGGCCCGTCGGGGAGCTCGAGGCCGAGCTCAAGGCGATCGCGCGCCGCCGGAAGCTCGTTTTGCTGCTGCCCGCCCTGTACTCGGAATTCGAGACCCCCTCCATGCCGAAGATCATCGAGGAATTGAAGGGCGTGGAGTATCTCCACAAGGTGGTTCTCTCCCTGGACCGGGCCGGGCCGAGGGAGTTCGAAAAGGCCAGGGAGTATATGTCCGCGCTGAAGTGCCCGGTGCGCATCGTCTGGCACGACGGCCCGCGGATGCGGAAGCTCTACCGGGAGCTGGTGCGGAACGACTTCTCCATGGATCACCCCGGCAAGGGACGCTCCGTGTGGATGACCCTCGGCTCCATCCTCGCGGAGCGGGACGTCTACGCCATCGCCCTGCACGACTGCGACATCGTCAACTACCGACGGGAAATGCTGGCGCGGCTTCTCTTCCCCGTGGCGCACCCGGCCCTGGATTTCGAGTTCAGCAAGGGCTACTACGCGCGCGTGACGGACCAGCTCTACGGCCGCGTCACCCGTCTCTTCTACACCCCCCTGATCCGGACGCTGCGCCGCATCCTGGGGTTCAACCCCTTCCTGTCCTTCCTGGACAACTTCCGCTACGCCCTGTCGGGGGAGTTCGCCCTGATTTCGAGCCTGGCGCGCGGAATCCGGATCTCGCCGACCTGGGGCCTCGAGGTGTCGCTGCTGAGCGAGGTCTACCAGAGGGCGTCGATCAACCGGATCTGCCAGGTGGACCTGGCGGAGACCTACGAGCACAAGCACCAGGTGCTGCGGAAGCAGAAGCCCAACGAGGGCCTGCTGCGGATGGCGGGGGACATCGCCCGGGCCCTCTTCCGGGTCCTCACCCAGGACGGGATCGTCATGAGCGAGGCGTTCTTCCGGACCATGCTCACCTCCTACATCCAGGAGGCAAGGGTCACCATCGAGAAGTATCACGCCCTGTCGCTCATCAACGGGCTGACCTATGACCGCCATGCCGAGATCGAGGCCGTCGAGGCCTTTGTCGGCTCGATCCGGAAGGCCATCGCCGATTTCGTGGAGGACCCGGTGGGCGTCCCGATGCTCGCCGCCTGGGCCCGCGTCAACGCCGCGATCCATGACTTCGAGGACCGGATCAGCGAGGCCGTCGAGATGGACAATGCCTGA
- a CDS encoding HAD-IIB family hydrolase — MNRLLLIFTDLDGSLLDHDGYSHAGAAPALRIIRARRIPLVFVTSKTRAEIERLQADLDIREPFAAENGGGIFFPAGYRGFRIPGAIERGSHLLIPLGRPYAEIRRFVEERKTRYALRGAADLSLEELVALTGLTPEQALLAKQREFSEPFLLEDGGQLEALREEALAAGLQITRGGRFHHLAGAGQDKGEAVRRVTQIFRENAAGELLTVGIGDRPNDAPMLAAVDIPVLIPHPDGQYEGLALPYLLRAGHPGSLGWNEAVLSLLHRFDSG; from the coding sequence ATGAACCGATTGCTTTTGATCTTCACGGACCTCGACGGCAGTCTCCTGGACCACGACGGGTATTCCCATGCAGGGGCCGCCCCCGCGCTCAGGATCATCCGGGCGCGGCGCATTCCCCTGGTCTTCGTCACAAGCAAGACCCGGGCGGAGATCGAGCGCCTGCAGGCGGATCTGGACATCCGGGAGCCCTTCGCCGCGGAGAACGGAGGGGGGATTTTCTTCCCCGCCGGCTACCGGGGCTTCCGCATTCCCGGTGCGATCGAGAGGGGATCGCATCTCCTGATTCCGCTCGGCAGGCCCTACGCCGAGATCCGCCGATTCGTCGAGGAGCGGAAAACGCGCTACGCCCTGCGCGGGGCGGCGGACCTGAGCCTCGAGGAACTGGTGGCCCTCACGGGCCTCACCCCCGAGCAGGCCCTCCTGGCGAAGCAGAGGGAGTTCTCGGAGCCGTTCCTGCTGGAGGACGGCGGGCAGCTCGAGGCCCTGCGGGAGGAAGCCCTGGCGGCGGGGCTGCAGATCACGCGGGGCGGGCGCTTCCATCACCTGGCCGGGGCCGGGCAGGACAAGGGGGAGGCCGTGAGGCGCGTGACGCAGATCTTCCGGGAGAACGCGGCGGGGGAGCTCCTGACCGTCGGGATCGGCGACAGGCCCAACGATGCCCCCATGCTTGCCGCCGTGGATATCCCCGTGCTCATCCCGCATCCCGACGGGCAGTACGAGGGCCTTGCGCTGCCGTACCTGCTCCGGGCGGGGCATCCGGGGAGCCTCGGCTGGAACGAGGCGGTCCTGAGCCTTCTCCACCGGTTCGACAGCGGGTGA
- a CDS encoding TRAP transporter fused permease subunit, protein MAEELKKVISSPELQDDIDTLAKYDPEMRFRRLTGVTAKLVFVMTIVLSIFHIYTAGFGVLQEWRHRAFHLAFVLPLVFFVYSMKKEVHRKGGKHLLYDVLYAGCAAMLNTAVFREIFGLSFAPAAAVAIGTFGFSLYFKQRENLPDSLSGRVDFPIHTAMIAFILCGAGFGWTHLDVRSWFVDLNPSLIFWGVFLLGVFIAITALFFLQWGLSLYGLIRHGRIDYKSDNVPYFDLFLALMSCMISVYVFLEFNNIGMRAGSPDFAELVVGSFSFLLILEAARRSIGAPLPIIAMLVLINCYLGPYFLDIPGLDIFAHRGYSISRIVDYMFLGTEGIYGIPLGVVATFVFHFVLFGLFIARTGLAQLFMDIAMALAGWSSGGPAKVAVIASGFMGSISGSSVANAVTVGSFTIPLMKRVGYKPTFAAGVEAAAGTGGQIMPPVMGAAAFIMAEFLGIPYIKIALCAVLPAFVHFFAVGWMVHLEAKKTGLLGLPREMLPNLRLVLKERWLLVGPLIIIVYLLITGSSPFLAAFWGIIFATATGQVHERTKPFLLPLFLCVPPVLFGVNPFTDVKLAIGWFGFIAASLYHFGGTSERLSTTIAVGISAFLTALLYLEVDPGLAAFWTDMLIVGAGVFYKESKMRIREILTSLEEGTKNAIAIGAACACVGFIVGATTLTGIGLKFATAVIAVAHNIAEILNPMFFGMTTVSDITLFFTLVNTALACFILGMGIPTTAQYIIAAMIAAPALLQWGIHPLLSHMFVFFYAILADVTPPVALAAYAAAGVAGSDPFKTGFRAFSLSSAKACVPFAFIYAPAVLLMPWLLDQTVEFDWLWFVQCAVTLVLGVSALGATVVGYIGGGPLNRFQRLLMGLSALLLIIPGTATDVIGAVLYAALTAWQILKYRRAGKQTTQGPPAEA, encoded by the coding sequence ATGGCAGAAGAGCTGAAGAAGGTGATCTCGTCGCCGGAACTCCAGGACGATATCGACACGCTGGCCAAGTATGACCCCGAGATGCGGTTCCGCAGGCTCACGGGCGTCACGGCGAAGCTCGTTTTCGTCATGACCATCGTTCTTTCGATCTTTCACATCTACACGGCCGGCTTCGGTGTGCTCCAGGAATGGCGCCACCGCGCGTTTCACCTGGCGTTCGTGCTTCCCCTGGTGTTCTTTGTCTACAGCATGAAAAAGGAGGTCCATCGAAAGGGGGGCAAGCACCTCCTCTACGATGTCCTCTACGCGGGATGCGCGGCCATGCTCAACACCGCCGTCTTCCGCGAGATATTCGGCCTGTCTTTCGCCCCGGCCGCCGCCGTCGCCATAGGCACCTTCGGGTTCTCCCTCTATTTCAAACAGCGTGAGAACCTGCCCGATTCGCTCTCGGGCCGGGTCGATTTTCCCATCCACACCGCCATGATCGCGTTCATCCTCTGCGGGGCGGGTTTTGGGTGGACGCACCTGGATGTGCGCTCCTGGTTCGTAGACCTCAACCCGTCTCTGATTTTCTGGGGGGTCTTCCTTCTGGGCGTCTTTATCGCCATCACGGCCCTGTTTTTCCTGCAGTGGGGCCTATCTCTCTACGGTCTGATCCGGCACGGAAGGATCGATTATAAATCCGACAACGTCCCGTATTTCGATCTCTTCCTGGCGCTGATGTCCTGCATGATCTCGGTCTACGTGTTTCTCGAGTTCAACAACATCGGCATGCGGGCGGGGAGCCCCGATTTTGCCGAGCTCGTCGTGGGAAGCTTCTCATTCCTTCTCATCCTCGAAGCCGCCCGCCGGAGCATCGGCGCACCGCTCCCGATCATCGCCATGCTGGTCCTGATCAACTGCTACCTGGGCCCGTACTTCCTCGACATCCCGGGGCTCGACATCTTCGCCCACCGGGGGTACTCGATCTCCCGGATTGTCGATTACATGTTTCTCGGGACGGAAGGGATCTACGGCATCCCGCTCGGTGTCGTCGCGACCTTCGTCTTCCATTTTGTTCTCTTCGGGCTCTTCATCGCCCGGACGGGCCTTGCGCAGCTCTTTATGGACATCGCGATGGCTCTGGCCGGCTGGTCCTCCGGGGGGCCTGCCAAGGTGGCCGTCATCGCCAGCGGGTTCATGGGGTCGATCAGCGGCAGCTCGGTGGCCAATGCGGTGACGGTGGGGTCTTTCACGATCCCGCTCATGAAGCGGGTCGGGTACAAACCCACATTCGCGGCGGGGGTCGAAGCGGCAGCAGGCACAGGAGGCCAGATTATGCCTCCGGTCATGGGCGCCGCCGCCTTCATCATGGCCGAGTTTCTGGGGATCCCCTATATCAAGATCGCCCTATGCGCCGTCCTGCCGGCGTTCGTGCACTTTTTCGCCGTGGGCTGGATGGTCCACCTCGAGGCCAAGAAGACAGGCCTGCTGGGTCTTCCCCGGGAAATGCTGCCCAACCTCCGGCTCGTGCTCAAAGAACGCTGGCTTCTTGTGGGGCCTCTCATCATCATCGTCTACCTGCTGATCACCGGTTCCAGTCCGTTCCTCGCTGCCTTCTGGGGCATCATCTTTGCCACCGCCACGGGACAGGTCCACGAGAGGACGAAGCCATTCCTGCTGCCGCTCTTCCTCTGCGTGCCCCCCGTGCTCTTTGGCGTGAACCCGTTCACGGACGTGAAACTCGCCATCGGCTGGTTTGGCTTTATCGCTGCCTCTCTCTATCATTTCGGGGGCACCTCGGAGCGGCTCTCGACGACAATCGCCGTCGGCATCTCGGCTTTCCTCACGGCCCTGCTCTACCTCGAGGTCGATCCGGGACTGGCCGCCTTCTGGACCGACATGCTCATCGTCGGCGCGGGGGTCTTCTACAAGGAAAGCAAAATGCGCATCCGCGAAATCCTCACGAGCCTGGAGGAAGGAACGAAAAACGCAATCGCCATCGGGGCGGCCTGCGCCTGCGTGGGGTTCATCGTCGGGGCGACGACCCTCACCGGCATCGGCCTGAAATTTGCCACGGCCGTCATCGCGGTGGCCCATAACATTGCCGAGATCCTCAACCCCATGTTTTTCGGAATGACGACGGTCAGCGACATCACGCTCTTTTTCACGCTCGTCAATACCGCCCTGGCCTGCTTCATCCTCGGCATGGGCATCCCCACAACGGCCCAGTACATTATCGCCGCCATGATCGCCGCCCCGGCCCTGCTGCAGTGGGGTATCCATCCGCTGCTTTCGCACATGTTTGTCTTTTTCTACGCCATTCTCGCCGACGTGACGCCGCCCGTGGCGCTTGCAGCCTACGCGGCGGCAGGGGTGGCCGGGAGCGACCCCTTCAAGACGGGTTTCCGTGCCTTCAGCCTCTCCAGCGCCAAGGCCTGCGTGCCGTTTGCCTTTATCTACGCACCCGCGGTGCTGCTCATGCCCTGGCTGCTCGACCAGACCGTTGAATTCGACTGGTTGTGGTTCGTCCAGTGCGCCGTCACCCTCGTGTTGGGCGTCTCTGCACTGGGGGCCACCGTGGTCGGATACATCGGAGGGGGACCGTTGAACCGGTTCCAGAGGCTGCTCATGGGACTCTCCGCTCTCCTGCTCATCATTCCCGGTACGGCAACGGACGTCATTGGAGCCGTTCTCTACGCTGCGCTCACCGCCTGGCAGATTCTGAAATACCGGCGTGCAGGCAAACAGACGACGCAGGGGCCGCCTGCGGAAGCCTGA
- a CDS encoding TRAP transporter large permease translates to MTPTDAGLYGLVVLIALMFLKIPVGFAMSLVGMLGFAYLVSWEAAQQLVAHDFFNVFSSYALTVIPLFVLMGQVAHHAGISGRLFNAANRFLGHLRGGLAVATIGACAGFSAICGSTSATAATMAAVALPEMKKYNYDPALATGVVAAGGSLGILIPPSTIFIVYGIMTEQSVGKLFLAGVLPGVLMALLFIAVIFVWTWFKPELVTPAPKCTVRERLASLAGVVETFVLFAAVMGGLFMGIFTPTEAAAVGACGTILIALAGRNLTWKGFIRALSETTRVSCMILVIVAGATVFGHFLAVTRIPFDVGNWVRELPLSPNMIMAVVIIIYILMGCVMDSLAMITLTIPIIFPVITSLGFDPVWFGVIIVVVTEMGVITPPVGINVYVVGGVARDVPLEVIFRGALHMLIAQIITAVLLILFPQIALWLPNAMQ, encoded by the coding sequence ATGACGCCCACGGATGCCGGTCTCTACGGACTCGTTGTCCTCATTGCCCTCATGTTTCTCAAGATTCCCGTGGGGTTTGCCATGTCCCTCGTGGGCATGCTGGGCTTTGCCTATCTGGTCTCCTGGGAAGCGGCGCAACAGCTCGTGGCGCATGACTTCTTCAACGTGTTCAGCTCTTATGCCCTCACGGTGATCCCGCTGTTCGTTCTCATGGGGCAGGTTGCCCATCACGCGGGGATCAGCGGCAGGCTCTTCAACGCGGCAAACCGGTTTCTCGGGCACCTGAGAGGGGGGCTGGCCGTGGCCACGATCGGGGCCTGTGCAGGGTTTTCGGCAATTTGCGGTTCCACCAGCGCCACGGCAGCCACGATGGCCGCGGTCGCCCTTCCGGAGATGAAGAAGTACAATTACGATCCAGCCCTGGCGACGGGGGTTGTCGCCGCCGGCGGCAGTCTCGGGATCCTGATCCCGCCCAGCACAATCTTCATCGTCTATGGGATCATGACGGAGCAGTCCGTCGGCAAGCTCTTCCTGGCCGGGGTTCTGCCGGGAGTCCTGATGGCCCTGCTGTTCATCGCCGTGATCTTCGTCTGGACGTGGTTCAAACCCGAATTGGTCACGCCGGCCCCGAAATGTACCGTCCGGGAAAGGCTTGCGTCGCTTGCCGGTGTCGTAGAGACATTCGTCCTCTTTGCCGCCGTGATGGGCGGGCTGTTCATGGGGATCTTCACCCCCACGGAGGCCGCTGCCGTGGGTGCTTGCGGGACGATTCTCATCGCGCTGGCCGGTCGGAACCTGACATGGAAGGGATTCATCAGGGCACTGAGCGAAACCACGCGGGTCTCCTGCATGATCCTCGTCATCGTGGCGGGCGCAACGGTCTTCGGCCATTTCCTCGCTGTCACCCGGATCCCCTTCGACGTCGGAAACTGGGTGCGCGAGCTGCCGCTTTCGCCGAACATGATCATGGCGGTCGTCATTATCATCTACATCCTCATGGGCTGTGTCATGGACTCGCTGGCCATGATCACGCTGACGATCCCCATCATCTTTCCCGTCATCACGTCCCTGGGATTCGACCCCGTCTGGTTCGGGGTCATCATCGTCGTCGTCACCGAGATGGGAGTCATCACGCCGCCCGTGGGGATCAATGTATATGTCGTGGGCGGCGTGGCCCGGGACGTGCCGCTCGAGGTGATCTTTCGGGGTGCGCTCCATATGCTCATCGCCCAGATCATCACGGCGGTCTTGCTCATTCTGTTTCCCCAGATCGCCCTGTGGTTGCCGAACGCCATGCAGTGA
- a CDS encoding cation-transporting P-type ATPase, translated as MLKQLPEQPCHGCPVEETAAEFVTDLERGLTSANAADRLARFGPNRVTPRKRTGPLMRFLLQFHQPLIYILIAAGAVTAALGEWVDSSVIFGVVLVNAIVGFIQESRAESAIESLMTMMTTQAVVLRDGTPHTVPSADLVPGDIVLLQSGDKVPADLRLFVSRELQVDESALTGESVPVAKHVDVMPTDTVLADRGNMAYAGTLVTFGQGRGIVIATGDRTETGRISGLIAEAVEISTPLTRKIAHFSRLLLVVILVVSAAMFFAGWFMGHTALEMFMAAVALAVSAIPEGLPAAVTITLAIGVKRMADVHAIIRKLPAVETLGSTTVICSDKTGTLTENQMTVQKISAGGELYEITGSGYTPEGEIRAGGAPADPASSAALLECLRAGLLCNDSRLVQKEERWGIEGDPTEGALLVSAAKAGLKPGTGGAWARIDVIPFESERAYMATLHDPGEGKAPVAYVKGAVEKVLEQCTQALSRDGSAGDLDRDSVLKAAEAMAAEGLRVLAFARKELPAAQRAFESVQGLAGLTFLGLQGMIDPPRQEAMRAIQTCKTAGVAVKMITGDHAVTATAIAGQLGLTDPGADGDRRVTVTGRELQDLSDAELIEVAERAKVFARVAPEQKLRLVEALQAKGHVVAMTGDGVNDAPALKQADIGVAMGITGTEVAKEAADMVLTDDNFATIEAAVEEGRRIFDNLTKFFVWTLPTNGGEALVIMASVVAGTGVALPVLPVQILWINMTTAVLLGLMLAFEAKESDVMMRPPREPDSPILTNVLILRIILVSVLMLIGVFALFLLKKKGGAGLAEARTVAVNLIVMIELFYLFNCRSLRHSMLSLGFFSNPWVLGGSAVMVLLQIFYTYHPWMNTLFHSAPLPLADWAVIVAVSLAVSLVVGAEKWVRARSSVRVPAGKGGND; from the coding sequence ATGTTGAAGCAGCTGCCGGAACAGCCCTGCCACGGCTGCCCCGTCGAGGAAACGGCGGCAGAGTTCGTCACGGATCTCGAGCGGGGTCTGACGTCCGCCAATGCCGCCGACCGGCTTGCCCGCTTCGGTCCCAACCGGGTGACGCCGAGGAAAAGGACCGGTCCGCTGATGCGGTTCCTGCTGCAGTTCCACCAGCCGCTGATCTACATCCTGATCGCCGCGGGGGCCGTCACGGCGGCCCTCGGCGAGTGGGTCGACTCCTCGGTCATCTTCGGCGTGGTCCTCGTCAACGCCATCGTCGGGTTCATCCAGGAATCACGGGCGGAGAGCGCGATCGAGTCCCTCATGACGATGATGACGACCCAGGCCGTCGTCCTGCGCGACGGCACCCCGCACACGGTGCCGTCCGCCGATCTCGTCCCGGGCGACATCGTCCTGCTGCAGTCGGGCGACAAGGTCCCCGCCGACCTCCGCCTCTTCGTCTCCCGGGAGCTCCAGGTCGACGAGTCGGCCCTGACGGGCGAGTCCGTCCCGGTCGCCAAGCACGTCGACGTGATGCCCACGGACACGGTCCTTGCGGACCGCGGCAACATGGCCTACGCCGGGACGCTGGTGACCTTCGGCCAGGGCCGCGGCATCGTCATCGCCACGGGCGACCGGACGGAGACGGGCCGCATCTCGGGCCTCATCGCCGAGGCCGTCGAGATCTCGACGCCCCTGACGAGGAAGATCGCCCACTTCAGCCGGCTGCTCCTCGTCGTCATCCTCGTCGTTTCGGCTGCCATGTTTTTCGCGGGATGGTTCATGGGGCACACCGCCCTCGAGATGTTCATGGCGGCCGTCGCCCTGGCGGTGAGCGCCATCCCCGAGGGCCTGCCCGCCGCCGTGACGATCACCCTGGCGATCGGGGTGAAGCGGATGGCCGACGTCCACGCCATCATCCGAAAGCTCCCCGCCGTCGAGACGCTGGGGAGCACGACGGTCATCTGCTCCGACAAGACGGGCACCCTGACGGAGAACCAGATGACGGTGCAGAAGATCAGCGCCGGCGGGGAACTCTACGAGATCACCGGGAGCGGCTACACGCCGGAAGGGGAGATCCGCGCGGGCGGCGCCCCGGCCGACCCGGCCTCGTCCGCGGCCCTTTTGGAGTGCCTGCGGGCCGGGCTGCTGTGCAACGATTCCCGGCTGGTTCAAAAGGAGGAGCGCTGGGGGATCGAGGGCGACCCCACGGAAGGGGCCCTCCTTGTCTCCGCCGCCAAGGCGGGCTTGAAGCCCGGCACGGGCGGCGCCTGGGCGCGCATCGACGTCATCCCCTTCGAGTCGGAGAGGGCCTACATGGCCACGCTGCACGACCCGGGCGAGGGCAAGGCGCCCGTCGCCTACGTCAAGGGGGCCGTGGAGAAGGTCCTCGAGCAGTGCACGCAGGCCCTCTCCCGCGACGGCTCTGCAGGTGATCTCGACCGGGATTCGGTCCTGAAGGCGGCCGAGGCCATGGCGGCAGAGGGCCTTCGGGTGCTCGCCTTCGCCCGGAAAGAGCTGCCGGCGGCGCAGAGGGCCTTCGAATCGGTCCAGGGCCTTGCGGGCCTGACCTTCCTGGGGCTGCAGGGCATGATCGACCCGCCCCGGCAGGAGGCGATGAGGGCAATCCAGACATGCAAGACGGCGGGCGTCGCGGTCAAGATGATCACCGGCGACCACGCCGTGACGGCCACGGCCATCGCCGGACAGCTGGGCCTGACAGACCCGGGGGCCGACGGCGATCGCCGCGTCACGGTGACCGGCCGGGAGCTGCAGGATCTCTCCGACGCGGAGCTCATCGAGGTGGCGGAGCGGGCCAAGGTCTTTGCCCGCGTCGCCCCGGAGCAGAAGCTGCGGCTCGTCGAGGCCCTGCAGGCCAAGGGGCATGTCGTCGCCATGACGGGCGACGGCGTCAACGACGCGCCCGCCCTGAAGCAGGCCGACATCGGCGTCGCCATGGGCATCACGGGGACGGAGGTCGCCAAGGAGGCCGCCGACATGGTCCTCACCGACGACAACTTCGCCACCATCGAGGCCGCCGTCGAGGAGGGCCGCCGCATTTTCGACAACCTGACGAAGTTCTTCGTCTGGACGCTGCCCACCAACGGGGGCGAGGCCCTTGTCATCATGGCCTCCGTCGTCGCAGGGACGGGTGTGGCCCTGCCCGTGCTGCCCGTGCAGATCCTCTGGATCAACATGACCACGGCGGTCCTTCTGGGGCTCATGCTCGCCTTCGAGGCCAAGGAGTCCGACGTGATGATGCGGCCGCCCCGGGAGCCCGACAGCCCGATCCTGACGAACGTCCTGATCCTTCGGATCATCCTGGTGAGCGTGCTCATGCTCATCGGCGTCTTCGCCCTCTTCCTGCTGAAGAAGAAGGGGGGCGCCGGGCTTGCCGAGGCGCGGACCGTTGCGGTCAACCTCATCGTGATGATCGAGCTGTTCTACCTCTTCAACTGCCGCTCCCTGCGGCACTCGATGCTGAGCCTGGGGTTCTTCTCGAATCCCTGGGTGCTCGGCGGTTCGGCCGTCATGGTCCTGCTGCAGATTTTCTACACCTATCATCCCTGGATGAACACCCTGTTCCACAGCGCGCCCCTTCCGCTTGCCGACTGGGCCGTCATCGTCGCGGTCTCCCTTGCCGTCTCCCTCGTTGTCGGCGCGGAGAAGTGGGTGAGGGCGCGCTCTTCGGTCCGGGTGCCCGCCGGGAAGGGAGGGAATGACTGA
- a CDS encoding glycosyltransferase produces the protein MTTTLPRFSTTLRDHARKTIEKLRYADIVIGIPSYFSGSSIVHVIQTVAEGLERFYPEAKSVIFVADGGSTDDTRETANLVQIHSYQIKKIVTIYRGVPGKGSGLRAAFEVANFLRARAVAVFDSDLVSIKPEWVRNVLDPVFKGYDFVAPLYRRYKLDGTITNTIAYNLTRALYGQRVRQPIGGDFGISQRLAKHYFDQDVWETDVARFGIDVWMTTTAVVGGFKLCQARLGVKVHGEKDPGADLGPMFRQVVGTIFQLMETNAGHWQRVRRSRDVPVVGEELEQEPAPFEIDQEGLIDYFRTGWANFSGVWQRIVEPKDLEVIRGLAAVERTQDFVLPVESWVRVVYRYARYFHATPRQRFKVLDTMVPLYNARVASLINEVRDKNPEEAERIFEAHALAFEKMKDYLVRIWDEEVDDG, from the coding sequence ATGACGACAACGTTGCCCCGGTTTTCAACGACCCTTAGGGATCACGCGCGCAAGACCATCGAGAAGCTCCGCTATGCCGATATCGTGATCGGCATCCCCTCCTACTTCAGCGGCTCGTCCATCGTCCACGTGATCCAGACGGTCGCCGAGGGGCTCGAGCGGTTCTACCCCGAGGCCAAGAGCGTCATCTTTGTCGCCGACGGGGGGTCGACGGACGACACGCGTGAGACCGCCAACCTCGTGCAGATCCATTCCTACCAGATCAAGAAGATCGTGACGATCTACCGGGGCGTGCCGGGAAAGGGGTCGGGCCTCCGTGCCGCCTTCGAGGTGGCGAATTTCCTCCGGGCCCGGGCGGTCGCCGTTTTCGACTCCGACCTCGTCTCGATCAAACCCGAGTGGGTCCGCAACGTGCTCGACCCCGTGTTCAAGGGCTACGACTTCGTCGCGCCCCTGTACCGGCGCTACAAGCTCGACGGCACCATCACCAACACGATCGCCTACAACCTCACGCGGGCGCTCTACGGGCAGCGCGTGCGGCAGCCCATCGGGGGCGACTTCGGGATCTCCCAGCGGCTCGCCAAGCACTACTTCGACCAGGATGTCTGGGAGACGGACGTGGCCCGCTTCGGCATCGACGTCTGGATGACCACGACGGCCGTCGTGGGCGGCTTCAAGCTCTGCCAGGCGCGGCTGGGAGTCAAGGTGCACGGCGAAAAGGACCCGGGGGCCGACCTGGGCCCGATGTTCCGCCAGGTCGTGGGCACGATCTTCCAGCTCATGGAAACCAACGCCGGGCACTGGCAGAGGGTCCGGCGATCCCGCGACGTCCCCGTGGTCGGCGAGGAACTGGAACAGGAGCCGGCCCCCTTCGAGATCGACCAGGAAGGCCTCATCGACTATTTCCGGACGGGCTGGGCGAACTTCTCGGGCGTCTGGCAGCGGATCGTCGAGCCGAAGGATCTCGAGGTGATCCGGGGCCTTGCCGCCGTCGAGCGCACGCAGGACTTCGTCCTGCCCGTCGAGTCGTGGGTCCGCGTCGTCTACCGCTACGCCCGCTATTTCCACGCGACCCCGCGGCAGCGCTTCAAGGTCCTCGACACGATGGTCCCGCTGTACAACGCCCGGGTGGCAAGCCTCATCAACGAGGTGCGGGACAAGAACCCCGAGGAGGCGGAGCGCATCTTCGAGGCGCACGCCCTGGCGTTCGAGAAGATGAAAGACTACCTGGTCCGGATCTGGGACGAGGAGGTGGACGATGGCTGA